In one Pempheris klunzingeri isolate RE-2024b chromosome 8, fPemKlu1.hap1, whole genome shotgun sequence genomic region, the following are encoded:
- the LOC139204766 gene encoding uncharacterized protein yields MRRPLPLLSLSLAVLLSASVLAQDQVQIQFQRDPVLAQTGTEIVFTVLTVSQVLSMTWQYQGGVTLGLWAGGAPVVNPVPQFEGRVTISATQLRIGGAQLRDAGNYTVEVTPSATTGLASNSRSIQLRVFDAVAGVSLFVPSVAVEGRNVSLRCTWTAGTEVRVQWGKGGSVVTPDSRITISEGSLIINPARRGDAGEYTCTVSNPVSQSAATRSLTVYYGPDTPVLTKDTPKECVGGGNVLVGQTVRLTCMSDSLPPALFSWQRDGQPVASGQPDSGVLSLQTFSTNESGRYVCIARNGITGGSSEQGTDLAIVDTCLNAGEVVGIVIGCLLLIIIIVLLIVLIVFLLRRRRAQQRQRDVVFVEKTDPNPRPIPPDPQPNGARDLGQGPQPPLYHSNAHTRHPDRLYTAPRESRGNPQTLPLNGLHNSDTHQHNGRTQTNRLLHNSPHNTNSYPHNGTDNPAFMHTEAQNANTLPNTQQQNPNILIQAGTAQGGAQPPAVHVSLNTLPGTAQQNNNAQMPTIHVNLNSYSTNGQHTQQDSSFPLTTAANNMASQTQQNLMHAGQSHPRMQNGQSYHPDPQVNGHIESGHQDHPGLIPTGYTHYNRNNTSQRNANTQTYQQEPEPRSRSDRNSSRHDTSVSSSRRQMPWDSLHGTPAYPMGTLQRGQTSLDITSDTTDYTTHPPIREARTTNRSQPRPQSPTSSRSRAPPRQDAPLVDRQRRSHSADLRGSNTRTVTQLEAAHHIQRSPRTQRESAQRDIRGLPGSQTAPRQEATHSNNPQARPHMSQPLSVGRPALSQGPMTQQGLTAPQGADTRALADPNHLPHAHMAQQHRTAPIQNPSQGLGTQTVMHGASQPGQGGTAPVPYSPAQPNPSNLTRAVLSAHTERAQTFQTRKQQTQAALLHPGPQAQAPAAGARHPPAPPPVIPLAQFQALPKKHDHHKSPARGPQPPRPPVNMPVQQRPDVHHHPATAPAN; encoded by the exons ATGAGACGACCTTTGCCCCTCCTCAGTCTGTCACTGGCAG tcctcctctctgccagtGTGCTGGCTCAGGACCAGGTACAGATCCAGTTCCAGAGAGACCCGGTTCTGGCTCAGACTGGCACTGAGATAGTATTCACGGTGCTGACGGTGTCCCAGGTCTTGTCCATGACATGGCAGTACCAAGGAGGAGTCACTCTGGGCCTGTGGGCCGGAGGAGCGCCAGTGGTCAACCCTGTGCCCCAGTTCGAGGGCAGGGTCACCATCAGCGCCACCCAGCTCCGGATCGGAGGCGCCCAGCTCCGAGACGCAGGGAACTACACGGTGGAGGTGACCCCCTCTGCTACAACAGGCCTGGCCTCTAACTCCAGATCGATACAACTGAGGGTGTTTG ATGCAGTGGCCGGGGTGAGTCTGTTTGTTCCCTCAGTAGCGGTGGAGGGGAGAAATGTGTCTCTGAGGTGTACGTGGACTGCTGGGACCGAGGTTAGAGTCCAATGGGGCAAAGGAGGCTCAGTCGTCACCCCTGACTCCAGGATCACAATCTCAGAGGGATCTCTGATAATCAACCCAGCCAGACGGGGCGATGCCGGGGAGTACACGTGTACCGTCAGCAACCCTGTCAGCCAGTCAGCTGCCACGCGGAGCCTCACTGTCTACT ATGGACCCGACACCCCCGTACTGACCAAGGACACCCCGAAAGAGTGCGTCGGGGGAGGGAATGTGTTGGTGGGACAGACGGTGCGTCTCACCTGCATGTCTGACTCACTGCCCCCTGCCCTCTTCTCATGGCAACGTGACGGACAGCCGGTCGCATCCGGGCAGCCGGACAGCGGGGTGCTCAGCCTTCAGACCTTCTCAACGAATGAGAGCGGCCGATACGTCTGCATCGCCAGAAACGGCATTACTGGAGGCTCGTCGGAGCAGGGGACAGACTTGGCCATCGTAG ACACATGTCTAAATGCAGGGGAAGTGGTGGGGATTGTTAttggctgtttgctgctgatcaTAATCATCGTGCTCCTCATCGTGCTCATTGTCTTTCTCCTGCGCAGGAGGAGGG CACAACAGAGACAAAGGGACGTTGTGTTTGTGGAGAAAACAGACCCAAATCCCAGGCCTATA CCTCCAGATCCACAACCTAATGGTGCAAGAGATTTGGGCCAAGGTCCCCAACCCCCCCTCTATCACTCGAACGCGCACACGCGCCACCCTGATCGCTTATACACAGCCCCGCGTGAAAGCCGTGGCAACCCACAGACACTGCCACTGAACGGCCTGCATaactcagacacacaccaacacaatggtcgcacacaaacaaacagactccTACACAATTCTCCTCACAACACTAATTCATACCCACACAATGGCACTGACAACCCGGCGTTCATGCACACTGAGGCTCAGAATGCAAAcacactcccaaacacacagcagcaaaatcCTAACATTCTCATACAGGCTGGCACCGCCCAGGGTGGCGCCCAGCCGCCGGCGGTCCACGTCAGCCTCAACACGCTGCCAGGAACCGCCCAGCAAAACAACAATGCACAGATGCCCACCATTCATGTAAATCTGAACTCCTACTCAACCAATGGCCAACACACTCAGCAAGACAGCTCATTCCCTCTTACCACCGCAGCCAATAATATGGCTTCACAAACCCAGCAAAACTTAATGCATGCGGGCCAATCACATCCCAGAATGCAAAATGGGCAGTCCTATCATCCTGACCCACAGGTGAACGGTCACATAGAATCAGGTCACCAAGATCATCCTGGACTTATCCCGACTGGGTACACACACTATAATCGTAACAACACCTCTCAGCGAAAtgccaacacacagacataccaGCAGGAGCCAGAGCCTCGTAGCAGGTCTGATAGAAACTCGAGTAGGCATGATACCAGTGTCAGCTCCTCCCGTCGGCAGATGCCATGGGATAGCCTTCATGGGACACCAGCGTATCCCATGGGCACGCTTCAAAGAGGACAGACATCGCTTGACATCACCTCTGACACTACAGACTATACTACCCATCCTCCCATACGAGAGGCAAGAACAACAAACAGGTCTCAGCCTCGACCTCAGAGCCCAACCTCTTCCCGGAGCAGGGCTCCACCCAGACAAGATGCACCATTAGTGGACAGGCAGAGACGGAGCCATTCAGCCGATCTTCGAGGCTCAAACACTCGCACTGTAACACAGCTTGAGGCTGCACACCACATACAGAGAAGCCCCCGCACACAAAGGGAGAGTGCTCAGCGAGACATTAGAGGTTTGCCTGGTAGCCAGACAGCCCCCAGGCAGGAAGCCACACACAGCAATAACCCCCAGGCAAGGCCTCACATGAGCCAGCCGCTCTCTGTAGGCCGCCCTGCTCTGTCACAAGGACCCATGACACAACAGGGACTGACTGCACCTCAGGGTGCAGATACAAGAGCTTTGGCTGATCCTAATCACCtaccacatgcacacatggcCCAGCAACACAGAACAGCGCCGATCCAAAACCCATCACAAGGCCTGGGCACACAGACTGTCATGCATGGAGCCAGTCAGCCTGGCCAAGGAGGCACTGCTCCAGTCCCATACTCTCCTGCCCAGCCTAATCCCAGTAACCTAACCCGGGCTGTACTCTCAGCCCACACTGAGAGGGCTCAAACATTTCAGACCCGGAAACAACAGACACAGGCTGCCCTGCTTCACCCTGGACCACAGGCACAGGCTCCTGCTGCTGGGGCTCGGCACCCACCGGCTCCTCCTCCTGTTATCCCCCTCGCACAGTTCCAGGCCCTCCCCAAGAAGCACGACCATCACAAATCCCCAGCTAGAGGTCCCCAGCCCCCCAGACCTCCTGTTAACATGCCGGTACAACAGCGCCCCGATGTGCACCACCATCCTGCCACCGCGCCCGCcaac
- the LOC139205532 gene encoding free fatty acid receptor 2 encodes MQECHTGLCLSVYIITFVLGFPANVLAFYTFCKKVRQKPTPIDILLLNLTISDLLFLLFLPFKMQEVMNNMLWEMPYPLCPLSGFIFYMTIYNSTFFLTAVSVERYLGVAFPIQHTLKRRPAYAVAASIFFWIFSFINLSIVFIVPFITPGHPPNTTSDQNDSASSAKLEVCYENFTEAQLSVLLPVRLELCVVLFCIPFLICSFCYINFIRILSKLQHIGRRRRLRAIGMALGTLLVFALCFGPYNISHIVGIITWRSPDWRDKALLCSTFNACLDPLIFYFSSSAVRGTVGSVMEGVKSRLNRCMSCHMLWALWGAINKTATDKEHKQEEINAI; translated from the coding sequence ATGCAGGAGTGCCACACTGGactatgtctgtctgtctacatcATTACCTTTGTGCTGGGCTTCCCGGCCAACGTCCTCGCCTTCTACACTTTCTGCAAGAAAGTGAGGCAGAAACCCACACCGATTGACATCCTGCTCCTGAACCTCACCATCTCTgacctcctctttctcctcttcctgcccTTCAAGATGCAGGAAGTGATGAACAACATGCTCTGGGAAATGCCCTACCCCCTCTGCCCGCTGTCTGGCTTCATCTTCTACATGACCATCTACAACAGCACCTTCTTCCTCACGGCGGTCAGCGTAGAGCGCTACCTGGGCGTGGCCTTCCCTATCCAGCACACTCTGAAACGGCGACCTGCGTACGCTGTCGCCGCCAGCATCTTCTTCTGGATTTTCTCCTTCATCAACCTGAGCATTGTGTTCATCGTGCCCTTTATCACCCCTGGACACCCTCCGAATACCACCTCAGACCAAAATGACTCGGCCAGCTCTGCCAAGTTGGAGGTGTGTTATGAAAATTTCACGGAGGCTCAGCTGAGCGTTCTCCTGCCAGTGCGTCTGGAGCTCTGTGTGGTACTTTTCTGCATTCCTTTCCTGATTTGCAGTTTCTGCTACATCAACTTCATCAGAATTCTGTCCAAGTTGCAGCACATTGGCCGACGCCGGCGCCTGCGGGCCATTGGCATGGCTTTAGGAACACTGCTGGTGTTCGCTTTATGTTTTGGCCCCTATAACATCTCGCATATTGTTGGTATTATCACATGGAGAAGTCCCGACTGGAGAGACAAGGCCCTACTGTGCAGCACCTTTAATGCTTGTCTAGACCCTCTTATTTTCTacttctcctcctccgctgTGAGAGGGACTGTGGGTAGTGTGATGGAAGGGGTTAAGAGTCGTCTAAACAGGTGCATGTCCTGTCACATGCTCTGGGCCTTGTGGGGGGCAATTAACAAGACTGCAACAGATAAGGAACACAAACAAGAGGAGATCAATGCTATCTAA